In Drosophila simulans strain w501 chromosome X, Prin_Dsim_3.1, whole genome shotgun sequence, one DNA window encodes the following:
- the LOC6724855 gene encoding uncharacterized protein LOC6724855, which yields MLIWHLLLWPALIASAPPRPFANQKAEVAKLRGELEKALEYDDGAPPGVVVAPTWTQQAGQAPPGKASKVVVDHSSLSSASAIRQEIQQAVAHQGQNQEVLQLEALLKARGSSKDSPAQVSKSRHELLGATVQEANVVESHSSSQTVDLEQLQRLELSKRRTRDMLILGRIEELLNYSMPTDVDRWLTLQANGSVYLVGQQQEGLLVLSEEFTPLQSYVHPFPITAMLGIDRWNRRVHMQEGLLVMASQNQLIWMRLEPSLGLKPIWHWTIGSHVTEIRAFNLEGQDYLALVANHTLNIYVYDLEAEEFWIAQRVQMTETISNLAILDTGRELLLAVGQWDKVLIYACTSKGQPLHLRQQVAAPEVAGVTAFQMGGRSYLALGGIMPQILVYVQGLLVPRTILGQNFGFVDHYLPIPVRSYRDDLLLLVQHRVAFDTHSLLVLEVLVWNGEAFEAGLPPPCGTAYGAGCMLDQDREAGISGAVLLRRSPNQPPLVVVPRKEARTGIFVLETQLLARNSETQDLLEIRKFMQDWVHEQEELIQLAEELLVEEKSESQNIEELSTPLVVSEGGTIEELFVNEARWTGADAVVDISSLLQQILLLDGEMSSRRSKRQPETLFNFHYEQLDVEAVESVELNLEQLNHATFYIRNGSLDLPLGTLNVQQLELLEAPKLELVPVHGAESYETLKMATDLDSIFINEMEWDKLLQDLVWRHQPVKLSQLHVEGPVIFEDVLSLHSLNDLSFPGDYLWSQGNETSVVQAPKEFTQTLSASAVDTTGTINGVYPEDVITLSDSQEWPGLVTFSHLEVSEELELNGSAQGRQFEEAPLNPTLLESRVISADCHFEQLLVRGPLRLLEKLDNDSFGSLLGDLVQRSPNSAQELQINGQKRVDQLLLPVDAHIADNQLSGISLNDFVTKHTPQTLSNLTQLGGYVYFHQLELGKESSYDGVRLEELLSESLRLDSPFPLSSPHTRLRFVGHAPNFTRLQVENILNKVPLSSGYQLLHEPLHLGKANFSRLAAGQAQVNYDVAGNGLLNGRSLSRILQEQPWTWSGEVHVQELILPQGVQANQLQGIKADLLLDFLHQLDELPLLILQGRIQVERIAVNGSVQAAETLNMQAFHELQRQVVWLDRPNELRTRWVLKESPQFQQNLQVLGSFNERLLPELLDDIVPRSDTHEVLIEGTKSFLAPVTTKELHLAALNGIPFNNMANKLTPLHLTRNVRIQGRIFVEDLQLNGQVNGDPDIPADLQKLLRWDPNAGGFVHRGVVELPKKALQRLVVLGHLKNRSREPVQELFDQLIFKEQHGIHLHGHKTFTGRLRIEDGAHIKFFNGRNLEQFLENLIYVDSQGEIRLETPVHFAADVQMDHLEADRLVLSGELLNGCNVSQWLLDTIRVDRDFQVPKIAFAKGSLDGNFLEVEELNQVNLSLVVTRFTEQQLSDPLQADDLLLDGQLVVRGTVNGYNLPEEYTNTLMINPLREQQVDTPLLLSNIFVTGPLEVSAPVLGLNISDVAVLGEDPVLLQSPLYFDTLHAPFLRAHQNINGFDFRDWYEGSLWARGREQQEISGNWRVKKLQVKQGDELRPRRQTAEESYREFCEGLVRILLPYKVQKLRRRFYLNQEIDQENIRRVFALEAPGGISYLLINERGCWTRIHRWNGSLFDRSGAFKSGPVDDAVALRVGNTSSNQDFAFMTSYELQDDQNEPSLNCSAVKPILLSWKLNKTKSTEHMELSADTLRNLKDQYEQLKNQPLPNPSYQQAFKYLQRPSIKSQLGSKWQEDKQELSPSEMDRMRRRLLDTLEFRLQAEVNITQLSIPESDLFDEHLVEDFLELMRQLRSLRRRLDTETLPLPNTPARVLAARSAQLIWPTLQELRGVSSGNDSGFQEQVLEQTLLDVLMLANEENGSGDDEKLHAVIQRLRNLKGELQGQEEDHEGPAASSSDRNEQRVPVPEVDWRPVQTLRLAVGPANRPRLLYARLTVVTPKDGPPPTTPSTAPAAHIQLHHANGSLFQSLAGEHGARHLTSLRVRDETLLAFMEGCCRIRVLIYRGVQGFVDFARFPAPAEEAKSGDGEVLQLLSLRLPLSRPPGAMYLLAVVQARRVTFYEVVVAGLLEPWLQCP from the exons ATGCTAATTTGGCACCTGCTGCTCTGGCCAGCATTGATAGCCAGTGCCCCCCCGCGTCCGTTCGCCAACCAAAAGGCCGAGGTGGCAAAGCTGCGAGGCGAACTAGAAAAAGCTCTGGAATACGACGATGGAGCACCA CCAGGAGTGGTGGTGGCACCCACGTGGACCCAGCAGGCGGGGCAAGCGCCGCCTGGCAAGGCCTCCAAAGTGGTGGTGGACCACAGCTCGCTGAGCAGCGCCTCCGCCATTCGCCAGGAGATTCAGCAGGCGGTGGCTCACCAGGGACAGAACCAAGAGGTCCTCCAGTTGGAAGCTTTGCTCAAGGCAAGGGGCAGCAGTAAGGACAGCCCGGCTCAGGTGTCCAAGTCCCGTCACGAGCTGCTGGGCGCAACTGTACAGGAAGCCAATGTGGTGGAGTCGCACTCGTCATCGCAGACCGTGGATCTGGAACAGCTACAGCGCCTGGAGCTGTCCAAGAGGCGCACCCGCGACATGCTCATCCTGGGTCGCATTGAGGAGTTGCTCAACTACAGCATGCCGACGGATGTGGATCGCTGGCTGACCCTGCAGGCCAATGGAAGCGTTTACTTAGTGGGTCAGCAGCAGGAGGGCCTCCTGGTTCTTTCAGAGGAATTCACTCCGTTGCAGTCCTATGTCCACCCCTTTCCCATCACCGCCATGCTGGGAATAGATCGCTGGAACAGAAGGGTGCATATGCAGGAGGGTTTGCTGGTGATGGCTTCCCAGAATCAGCTTATCTGGATGCGATTGGAGCCCAGTCTTGGGCTAAAACCCATCTGGCACTGGACGATTGGCTCTCATGTGACCGAGATTAGAGCCTTCAACTTGGAGGGACAAGATTACCTCGCTCTCGTAGCAAATCACACGCTTAATATCTACGTCTATGATCTCGAGGCGGAGGAGTTCTGGATCGCACAACGTGTGCAAATGACAGAGACGATCTCCAACCTGGCCATTCTCGATACAGGGAGGGAACTGCTCCTGGCAGTGGGTCAGTGGGACAAGGTTCTGATATACGCCTGCACTTCGAAGGGGCAACCGCTGCACTTGCGCCAACAAGTTGCTGCCCCCGAGGTGGCCGGCGTCACTGCCTTCCAAATGGGCGGACGCAGCTACCTTGCGCTGGGTGGAATAATGCCGCAGATCCTTGTCTACGTGCAGGGTCTGCTTGTGCCACGCACTATTCTCGGCCAGAACTTTGGATTTGTAGACCACTACCTTCCCATCCCCGTGCGCAGCTACAGAGACGACCTACTCCTGCTCGTCCAGCATCGGGTTGCCTTTGACACACACTCACTGCTCGTCTTGGAAGTTTTGGTTTGGAACGGTGAGGCGTTTGAGGCGGGCTTGCCGCCTCCTTGTGGTACTGCCTATGGGGCGGGATGCATGTTGGATCAGGATCGTGAGGCTGGCATTTCAGGAGCTGTCCTGCTCCGCCGCTCGCCGAATCAGCCGCCGCTGGTCGTGGTGCCCAGGAAAGAGGCTCGTACGGGCATTTTTGTGCTGGAAACTCAATTGCTGGCTAGGAATTCGGAGACACAAGACCTGCTGGAGATCCGAAAATTCATGCAGGATTGGGTGCACGAACAGGAAGAGCTAATACAGCTGGCTGAAGAGCTCTTGGTAGAGGAGAAGTCTGAGAGTCAGAACATCGAGGAGCTATCAACTCCACTGGTTGTCAGCGAGGGTGGAACCATTGAGGAACTTTTCGTTAACGAAGCTCGCTGGACGGGAGCGGATGCTGTTGTGGATATAAGCTCGCTGCTTCAGCAGATACTTCTGTTGGACGGGGAAATGAGTTCTAGGCGATCTAAACGCCAGCCAGAGACGCTGTTCAACTTTCACTACGAGCAGCTGGATGTAGAAGCCGTTGAATCTGTGGAACTTAACTTGGAGCAGCTCAACCATGCGACTTTCTATATCCGTAATGGCTCCCTTGACTTGCCCCTGGGAACCCTCAATGTTCAGCAATTGGAACTTTTGGAAGCTCCTAAATTGGAGCTCGTCCCAGTCCACGGTGCAGAATCATACGAAACTCTGAAGATGGCTACGGATTTGGACAGCATTTTTATAAACGAAATGGAGTGGGACAAGCTGCTTCAAGATCTGGTGTGGCGTCATCAGCCTGTTAAGCTTTCGCAGTTACATGTAGAGGGA CCGGTCATTTTCGAAGATGTACTGAGTTTGCACTCTCTGAACGATCTTAGCTTTCCAGGAGACTATCTCTGGTCGCAGGGAAATGAGACGAGTGTTGTCCAGGCGCCGAAGGAGTTTACGCAAACGCTTT CTGCAAGTGCCGTGGACACGACGGGAACCATCAACGGCGTATACCCGGAAGATGTCATTACTCTCAGTGATTCCCAGGAATGGCCGGGATTGGTTACCTTCTCACATTTGGAGGTTTCTGAAGAATTGGAG CTCAATGGCAGCGCCCAGGGAAGGCAGTTTGAGGAGGCACCTTTAAATCCCACTTTGCTGGAGTCACGTGTTATCAGTGCTGACTGCCATTTCGAACAGCTTCTTGTGCGCGGCCCTTTGCGGCTGCTTGAAAAGCTGGATAACGACAGCTTTGGTTCTCTGCTAGGAGATCTCGTTCAGCGTTCGCCGAATTCCGCCCAAGAACTGCAGATAAATGGACAAAAGCGGGTTGACCAGCTGCTTCTGCCAGTGGATGCTCATATCGCAGATAATCAGCTCAGTGGAATTTCCCTCAATGACTTTGTTACCAAGCACACGCCACAAACGCTTTCGAATCTGACCCAACTGGGAGGGTATGTTTACTTTCATCAGTTGGAGCTTGGGAAAGAGTCCTCATACGACGGAGTTCGCCTAGAGGAACTACTCTCCGAAAGTCTTCGACTAGATAGCCCATTTCCACTGAGTTCTCCCCACACCCGCCTTCGGTTTGTTGGACATGCCCCAAATTTCACCCGGCTACAAGTTGAAAACATCTTAAACAAGGTGCCGCTGTCAAGTGGCTACCAGCTGCTTCATGAACCGCTCCATCTAGGCAAAGCTAACTTTAGTCGTCTGGCGGCAGGGCAAGCACAGGTTAACTATGATGTCGCTGGCAATGGACTACTCAATGGACGAAGCCTGAGCCGTATTCTACAGGAGCAACCTTGGACTTGGTCGGGTGAAGTGCACGTGCAGGAGCTGATTCTTCCCCAGGGTGTGCAGGCGAACCAGCTGCAGGGCATTAAGGCAGACCTTCTGCTGGATTTTCTGCACCAGCTGGACGAGCTCCCGCTGCTGATCCTTCAGGGTCGCATCCAAGTTGAGCGCATCGCCGTCAACGGTTCGGTGCAAGCAGCTGAAACCTTGAACATGCAAGCCTTCCACGAACTTCAGAGGCAAGTCGTTTGGCTGGATAGGCCGAACGAACTAAGGACGCGTTGGGTTCTGAAAGAATCTCCCCAGTTCCAGCAGAACCTCCAAGTCCTGGGCAGCTTTAACGAGCGCCTGCTCCCAGAACTGCTGGATGACATTGTGCCGCGCTCCGACACGCACGAGGTGCTAATCGAGGGCACCAAAAGCTTCCTGGCTCCTGTTACCACTAAAGAGCTTCATCTGGCTGCGCTGAATGGGATTCCCTTCAATaacatggccaacaaattAACTCCGCTACACCTCACTAGAAATGTCCGCATTCAGGGACGCATCTTTGTGGAGGACCTGCAGCTAAATGGTCAAGTAAACGGAGATCCGGACATTCCTGCTGATCTGCAGAAACTGCTCCGCTGGGATCCAAATGCAGGAGGCTTCGTGCATCGGGGAGTCGTTGAACTTCCAAAAAAGGCGCTACAACGCCTAGTGGTTTTGGGCCACTTGAAAAATCGCAGCCGTGAGCCCGTTCAGGAACTCTTTGATCAGCTAATCTTCAAGGAGCAGCATGGCATACACTTGCATGGTCACAAGACTTTCACAGGCCGTCTTCGCATTGAAGATGGAGCACACATCAAGTTCTTCAATGGACGCAACCTAGAACAGTTTCTAGAGAATCTAATCTACGTAGATTCACAGGGGGAGATACGTTTGGAAACACCTGTTCACTTTGCGGCTGATGTTCAAATGGATCATCTTGAGGCAGATCGCCTTGTACTGTCGGGCGAGCTGCTCAACGGATGCAATGTAAGCCAGTGGCTCCTGGACACTATTCGTGTCGATCGCGATTTCCAAGTGCCTAAGA TTGCGTTTGCAAAGGGATCGCTGGACGGTAATTTCTTGGAGGTAGAGGAGCTTAACCAAGTTAATCTCTCACTGGTTGTCACCCGCTTCACGGAGCAACAGTTAAGCGATCCCCTACAGGCAGATGATTTGCTCCTAGATGGTCAGCTGGTGGTGAGGGGCACTGTAAATGGTTACAATCTACCAGAGGAGTATACCAATACTTTAATG ATTAACCCTTTGCGAGAGCAGCAAGTGGATACACCTTTATTGTTGTCTAACATTTTTGTCACCGGACCCCTGGAGGTATCTGCTCCGGTTCTTGGTCTAAACATAAGCGatgtggcagttttgggcgaaGATCCAGTGCTGCTGCAGTCGCCGCTATATTTCGACACCCTGCATGCTCCGTTTTTGAGAGCGCATCAGAATATCAATGGATTCGACTTTAGGGATTGGTACGAAGGAAGCTTATGGGCAAGAGGTCGGGAGCAGCAGGAAATAAGCGGAAACTGGCGCGTAAAGAAACTGCAGGTGAAGCAGGGTGATGAGCTGCGACCACGTCGACAAACTGCAGAAGAGAGTTACCGGGAGTTCTGCGAGGGTTTGGTAAGGATTCTCCTGCCTTACAAAGTTCAGAAGCTGCGGAggagattttatttaaatcagGAAATTGATCAGGAGAATATTCGCCGAGTATTTGCTTTGGAGGCACCCGGGGGCATTAGTTATCTCCTGATCAACGAGCGAGGATGCTGGACCCGCATCCACCGCTGGAATGGATCTTTATTCGATCGATCCGGAGCCTTCAAGAGCGGACCCGTGGACGACGCAGTTGCTTTACGAGTGGGAAACACGAGCTCTAACCAGGACTTTGCTTTTATGACCAGCTACGAGTTGCAGGATGATCAGAACGAGCCAAGCTTGAATTGCAGTGCAGTGAAGCCCATTCTGCTGAGCTGGAAACTGAACAAAACGAAGAGCACTGAGCACATGGAACTATCAGCGGACACCTTAAGGAATCTTAAAGATCAATATGAACAGCTTAAAAACCAGCCACTTCCTAATCCTAGTTACCAGCAAGCTTTTAAGTATCTGCAGCGTCCCAGCATCAAGTCTCAGCTCGGATCAAAGTGGCAAGAGGATAAACAGGAACTGAGTCCTTCGGAGATGGACAGAATGCGAAGGCGTCTGCTGGACACCTTGGAATTCCGGTTGCAAGCGGAGGTAAACATTACCCAGCTAAGTATTCCAGAAAGCGACCTATTCGACGAGCACCTCGTGGAGGATTTTCTGGAGTTGATGCGCCAATTGCGATCCTTGCGCCGACGTCTAGATACAGAGACTCTTCCACTGCCAAACACGCCGGCAAGAGTTTTGGCCGCACGGAGTGCCCAGCTTATCTGGCCCACATTGCAGGAGTTGCGAGGGGTTTCGAGTGGAAACGATTCTGGCTTCCAGGAGCAAGTTCTGGAGCAAACGCTGCTGGATGTGCTCATGCTGGCCAACGAAGAAAATGGCTCGGGGGATGATGAGAAGCTGC